GAATGATAAACGAATGTAAGTTTCTTGAATAGCTATCTAAAAAATCCACCCCTCACTGAACTGCGCCCTAAATTTCGGACAGTTTAATAAAAGACCGGCTGCTTTTTAGGCAGCTATAAGATGGCTTCGATATTCAATCGGAGTCATCTTTTTTAGATTCCATTGTCTTCTTGATTCGTTGTA
This DNA window, taken from Sporosarcina sp. 6E9, encodes the following:
- a CDS encoding IS3 family transposase, which gives rise to YNESRRQWNLKKMTPIEYRSHLIAA